CCGCGCGTCGCGCACCTTGGCGGTGAGCCCGGCGCGGAAGCTCCAGGCGCCGGCCGGGGTGAAGCGGCGGTAGAGGGTCAGGCGGTAGGAGTTGAACTCGAACCGCTGGGTGAGCGGCCGCCCGGCGGCGAAGGTGGTGCCATCGAAGCGGACCTCCTGCGCCGGCACGAAGTCGGTCTCGGTGGCGAGGGGCGCGGCCACCAGGCGCGCCGACCAGCGCGCGCCGAAGTCCCAGTGGAGCGCGGCCCGGAACGAGGCCGTGGCCGGCGCGTCGTCGAGCGACAGGCGCGTGCCGGTGTCGCCGGGCACGGCGAAGTCGTTGCGGGTCTGCCAGGCGGCGCCCCCCTCGAGCTCGAGGCGGAAGGGCGTCGACTGGGCCTGCGCCGGGGCGACGGCGAGGACAGGGGCGAAGACGAGGGCGGCACCGGCGGCCAGGAGGGCCAGCGGGGCGCGGGCGGTCGAGAGGGTGCGGCGGGTCATGGAGGGGTCCTTTCCGGGGACCGTGGGTCGGTCCCTGCCCCTGCTACGGGCCCGGCGGCAGGCCGGATGAGGCGCACCGCTGCGTCACCCGCGCACCGGGCGCGACGCTCGCGACCATCGTCGCAGTGCGCCGGGCCTCCGTCGAGCTCGCCGGCGGCGGACGAAATCCCTCGGCCCCGAGCGCCGGCGCAGGCGCGAGTCGATCGTCGAGGAAGGCTTCGCTGGCGACGGGGCAGGAGGGGTCTCGCCTGCAGCCTTCGCAGGGATGGAACCGGGGAGTCCGGGGCGCGCCCGGGGCGCGGGACCGGCAATCTGTCGTGGCCGGTCGATTGGGCGCCCGGGTCCGGCCGGATCACACGTGGTACCCAGACAGAGGGGGAGCGATGGGCCGAACCACCAGTAACTCGCGCCGGTGCGCCGGGATGGCGCTGCTGCTCGCGGCGGCACTCGTCCTGCTGGCAGCGTCCGCTCTGCGGGCCGCGGAGCCGTCCGGCCCTTCCCTGCGCCCCGGCCGCTGGCGGCTGGAGCGCAGCTTCGAGTACGCCGACCGGCGGCCGGCCGCCGGGCCCGTGGTGAGCGAGATCTGTTTCGACCCCGAGGTCATGGCCAACGAGATGATCGCGATGTTCCGGCGCATGGGCTGCACCGCCGAGCGGAGCCGCACGGGTCCGTCCGAGTGGCGGCACCGGGTGGAGTGCGACCGCCCCGAGCTTCCCCGGGGCACCTCCACCTCGGTGACGACGGTGCGTGGAACCGACGCCTACGAGGCGCGGATCGTCAACGAAGGCGGGATGGCGATGCCGGTCGTGCGCGAGCGGCTCGTGGCGCGGCGGCTCGGCGACTGCTGAGCTGCGGTCAGAGCTCGCGTTCCCAGCGCTGCCGGTCGCGCTCGAGGCGGGAGAGCAGCGCGATGAAGCGGGGCTCGCCGGCGAGCGACGCGAGGTCCGCGTCGCGGGCGAACCGCGGGTAGGAGGGATACCCCTCGGCGGCGGCGCGCTCCAGCCAGCGCAGCGCCTCCTCCCGGTTGCCGAGCAGGGCGTGGGCGGCGCCGGCGAAGTAGAAGGCGTGGTGCAGGTGCGACTGCTCCTCGACCGTTTCGGCGGTGATCTCGGCGCGCGCGAGGATCGCCGCGGCCTCCTCCCGGCGCCCCAGCCGCGCCAACGCGACGGCGGCCCAGATCCGCTCCAGCGCACCCCGCGAGGCGGCCGGCCAGCCGAACTCCGGATCGCGGACCCGCTTGGCCCCCGCGTCCCCGAGCAGCAGGGGAAGCGCCTCGGCGTGCCGGCCGATGTCGATCAGCAGTCCGGCGCGAATCCCGGGGGAGAGCTCGCCACCGCGCGCCGCGAGGAGCGCCGCCACCTCCGCGTCCCGCCCGGCGTCGGCGAGCAGCGAGAGCTTCCGCCCGAGGGCGGTGCGGTTCGCCGGGTCGAGCGCCAGGGCGCGGTCGCACTCGGCGAGCGCGCGATCGGTGAGGCCGACGTGGAAGTGCACCTTGCAGAGCTCGAGGTGCGCCTCGGCGAGGCTCGGGTGGAGCTCGACGGCGCGGCGCAGGTCGGCGACGGCTCGTGCGTGATCGAAGCCGCGCGATAGGGTCCAGGAGAGCTGGGCCCGGGCGAGGTAGGCCTCGGCCAATCGCGGGTCGAGGGCGAGGGCGCGCTGCACGGCGGCGAACGCCCGCTCCTCGAGGTCGGCGCTCGGGGCGTCGTGGAAGAGACGCTTCGCGTAGACCGTGCCGAGGCGGGCCCAGGCCTCCGCGAAGCCCGGATCGAGCGCCACCGCGAGCTCGAGCTGCACGGTGGCGGCAAGGCGCTCCTCGGGCCCGACGCCCCCGGGGGCGCGGCCGGAGAGCTCTGCCAGCCCGCGCTGGTAGGCCTCCCAGGCGCGCGGGTCGCGGGTCGGCGGCGCCGCGGGCCGCGGCTCCCCCGTGGCTGCACCGAGCCGCTCGAGGAGCTCCCAGGCGAGGCGCCGGGCGAGCTCGGCGCGGGCCGCCAGGCGCGCTCCGACCTCGCCGTCCAGATGCCCGGCCCAGAGCGTGCGTCGCGAGGCGAGATCGACGAGCGCGGCCTGGACGCGGACGGTCTCCCCTTCGCTCTCCACACTGCCGGTGACCGCGTGCGTGGCTCCGAGCGCGCCGCGGAGACGCCCCTGCGACGCCTCGTCGTCGCCCATCCCGGCGACGCTCGCCGAGGCGAGCACCGAGATCCCCGGAGTGCGGCCCAGCTCGGCCGCGACCCCCTCGCTCAGCGCGGTGGCGAGCCAAGGCTCGGCGCCGCCGCGCGGGGCGAAGGAGAGCACGGCCACCACCGGCGCCCGCTCCGCCGGCTGGCCCGCCGCGGGGCCCGCACGGTGGCCGATCTGCAGGAGCGCCAGGGCGGTGAGGGCGGCGAGCGAAAGGGCCAGCGCGGCGGCGAGCAGCGCGGTGCGGTGGCGGCGGGCGAACCGGCCGAGCCGGTAGGCGGGCGCGTCGCCGCGCGCCACCACGGCCTCACCCGCGAGGTGCCGGCGCAGGTCGTCGGCGAGCTCCGCAGCCGAGGGATAACGCCGCTCGGGCTCCTTGGTCAAGGCGCGGGCGACGATCCGTTCGAGATCGCCGGCGAGCCGCCGCGCGAGCCGCTCGCCCTCGGGGCGCGAGGCGTCGGGGATGGCGGCGCGCGAGAGACGGGCCGGCTCGTCCCTCACCACCGCCTGCTCCACGGCGTAGGAGCTCTCGTCGCCGACCTCCCAGGGGAGCCGGCCGGCGAGCAGCTCGAAGAGGAGCACGCCGAGGGCGTGGACGTCGGTGGCCGGCGTGACGGCGCCGCCGGTGATCTGCTCCGGCGCGGCGTAGCGTGGGGTGAGGGCGCGCAGCAGCGTCGGGGCGCGCTCGCCCCCCGCCCCTTCGAGCGCCCCGGCGGGTGCCAGGAGCTTGGCGATCCCGAAGTCGAGGAGCTTCACCCGGCCGTCGCGGTCCACCATCACGTTCGAGGGCTTGAGGTCGCGGTGCACGACGCGCTGGCGGTGCGCGTGCTCGACCGCGGCGCAGACCTCGAGGAAGAGGGCGAGGCGCTCCTCG
This genomic window from Holophagales bacterium contains:
- a CDS encoding DUF3617 family protein — its product is MGRTTSNSRRCAGMALLLAAALVLLAASALRAAEPSGPSLRPGRWRLERSFEYADRRPAAGPVVSEICFDPEVMANEMIAMFRRMGCTAERSRTGPSEWRHRVECDRPELPRGTSTSVTTVRGTDAYEARIVNEGGMAMPVVRERLVARRLGDC
- a CDS encoding protein kinase — translated: MSDAGERERWGRASAQLDELFDLDDGAACAARLRALAQEDPALAAEVAGLLAASRSPDALLDRDGVAAAAVLSGTTLSGALPLEPVPADAIPGRIGPWEVVGVLGEGGMGSVFAAERRGEGFVQRAAVKVLHGGLAGLAASALRQRFLEERRILSGLEHPGIARMLDGGMTDDGSPYLAMERVDGASITEACRARCATVEERLALFLEVCAAVEHAHRQRVVHRDLKPSNVMVDRDGRVKLLDFGIAKLLAPAGALEGAGGERAPTLLRALTPRYAAPEQITGGAVTPATDVHALGVLLFELLAGRLPWEVGDESSYAVEQAVVRDEPARLSRAAIPDASRPEGERLARRLAGDLERIVARALTKEPERRYPSAAELADDLRRHLAGEAVVARGDAPAYRLGRFARRHRTALLAAALALSLAALTALALLQIGHRAGPAAGQPAERAPVVAVLSFAPRGGAEPWLATALSEGVAAELGRTPGISVLASASVAGMGDDEASQGRLRGALGATHAVTGSVESEGETVRVQAALVDLASRRTLWAGHLDGEVGARLAARAELARRLAWELLERLGAATGEPRPAAPPTRDPRAWEAYQRGLAELSGRAPGGVGPEERLAATVQLELAVALDPGFAEAWARLGTVYAKRLFHDAPSADLEERAFAAVQRALALDPRLAEAYLARAQLSWTLSRGFDHARAVADLRRAVELHPSLAEAHLELCKVHFHVGLTDRALAECDRALALDPANRTALGRKLSLLADAGRDAEVAALLAARGGELSPGIRAGLLIDIGRHAEALPLLLGDAGAKRVRDPEFGWPAASRGALERIWAAVALARLGRREEAAAILARAEITAETVEEQSHLHHAFYFAGAAHALLGNREEALRWLERAAAEGYPSYPRFARDADLASLAGEPRFIALLSRLERDRQRWEREL